One genomic window of Candidatus Minimicrobia sp. QA0096 includes the following:
- a CDS encoding ribulose-phosphate 3-epimerase: MSNSVIAPAILAENADQYKEQVDKITGLVERVHIDISDGEFAPTLTVGIPELWAPEGWMIDIHAMVNDVAEYVPKLIALRPHMIIVHAEATGDVKTALMQIRQAGIMAGLALLKPTVPRTVEELIKIADHVMIFSGELGRFGGTASLMQLEKIRLIKAINPSVEIGWDGGVAVDNAYSLVQGGVNVLNVGGVIQKSSDPRAIFSRLQQEINKTSVL; the protein is encoded by the coding sequence ATGAGTAATTCTGTAATTGCACCAGCAATTTTGGCAGAAAATGCCGATCAATATAAAGAGCAGGTTGATAAGATAACTGGTCTTGTTGAGCGTGTGCATATTGATATTTCTGACGGTGAATTTGCTCCGACGTTGACTGTCGGAATTCCAGAATTATGGGCGCCGGAGGGTTGGATGATTGATATTCATGCGATGGTTAATGATGTTGCTGAGTATGTTCCGAAGTTGATTGCCTTAAGGCCGCATATGATTATTGTTCATGCAGAGGCGACGGGGGATGTGAAGACTGCGCTCATGCAGATTCGTCAAGCTGGAATTATGGCGGGGCTGGCATTACTTAAACCAACGGTTCCACGAACGGTTGAGGAATTGATAAAAATAGCAGATCACGTAATGATTTTTAGTGGTGAGTTGGGGCGATTTGGCGGCACTGCTAGTCTTATGCAACTAGAAAAAATACGACTTATTAAAGCTATTAATCCTAGTGTTGAAATCGGTTGGGATGGTGGAGTGGCGGTAGATAACGCGTACAGTTTGGTTCAGGGCGGCGTTAACGTTCTGAACGTTGGCGGCGTTATTCAGAAATCGTCAGATCCTCGCGCTATTTTCTCCAGATTACAGCAGGAGATTAATAAAACGAGCGTGCTTTAA
- a CDS encoding RpiB/LacA/LacB family sugar-phosphate isomerase, with amino-acid sequence MKIYLGSDHRGFMLKEKVFAYLVKNGYDVQDVGGVELNPDDDFPQFAQAAALKVIGDDSKDPRAILICGGGQGMCMAANRFKGIRASVIWDAFEAKMTRQDNDSNVLCLPARVLEDNESAWKGIVETWLNTPYANAPRFNRRNAQLDELS; translated from the coding sequence ATGAAGATTTATCTAGGTTCCGATCACCGCGGTTTTATGCTGAAAGAAAAAGTTTTTGCCTATTTGGTTAAAAATGGCTATGACGTTCAAGACGTCGGCGGTGTAGAATTAAATCCTGATGACGATTTTCCGCAATTCGCACAGGCGGCAGCGTTAAAGGTCATTGGTGATGATAGCAAAGATCCGCGTGCGATATTAATTTGCGGCGGTGGACAAGGAATGTGTATGGCGGCGAACCGCTTTAAGGGAATCCGAGCTAGCGTGATTTGGGATGCGTTTGAGGCAAAGATGACGCGCCAAGATAACGATTCGAATGTTTTATGTTTGCCGGCGCGAGTTTTGGAAGATAATGAGTCTGCTTGGAAGGGGATTGTGGAAACATGGCTGAACACTCCTTATGCGAATGCTCCGCGATTTAATAGGCGTAATGCGCAGTTGGATGAATTGTCATGA
- the gap gene encoding type I glyceraldehyde-3-phosphate dehydrogenase — translation MAVTRIAINGFGRIGRNAFKIANERSDLEIVAINDLTDTKTLAYLLKHDSNYGEYGRQVDFTENELIIEGKSVKVLAEKNPENLPWRDLNIDVVIESTGFFTDKDGASKHLTAGAKRVVISGPTKSEGVDTIVLGTNDDKVKNATPIVSNASCTTNSLGAVMAILDAEFGVEKSMLTTVHSYTASQKLQDAPSKDLREGRNAAENIVPTTTGAAIAVTKTLPQLTGKFDGLSVRVPTPVVSLSDVTALLRKDVTVEQINDAFKKAAQSNFYQGILGVSEEPLVSRDFIGNSYSGIVDLPLTKVVGGNLIKVMVWYDNEWGYSNRLVELVADVGYYLQNQA, via the coding sequence ATGGCTGTAACGAGAATAGCAATTAACGGCTTCGGGCGAATCGGACGCAATGCGTTTAAGATTGCGAACGAGCGAAGCGACTTGGAAATTGTTGCGATCAATGATTTAACTGATACGAAAACTTTGGCGTATTTGTTGAAGCATGATAGCAATTACGGCGAGTACGGACGCCAAGTTGATTTTACGGAAAATGAGCTGATTATTGAAGGTAAGTCGGTTAAGGTGTTGGCTGAGAAAAATCCAGAAAATCTGCCGTGGCGAGATTTGAATATTGATGTGGTGATTGAATCGACAGGATTTTTCACCGATAAAGATGGCGCGAGCAAGCACTTAACGGCTGGCGCAAAGCGTGTGGTTATCAGTGGTCCGACGAAGTCTGAGGGAGTCGATACGATTGTTCTGGGGACTAACGACGACAAGGTGAAAAACGCGACGCCAATTGTGTCTAATGCTAGCTGCACGACCAATTCTTTGGGTGCGGTTATGGCAATTTTGGACGCAGAGTTTGGTGTTGAAAAGTCAATGTTAACGACGGTGCATAGTTATACGGCTAGCCAAAAACTTCAGGACGCGCCATCCAAGGATCTTAGAGAAGGTCGCAACGCCGCCGAAAACATTGTCCCGACTACGACTGGCGCCGCAATTGCTGTGACTAAAACCTTACCGCAATTAACTGGAAAATTTGATGGACTTAGCGTGCGTGTACCGACTCCAGTGGTGTCGCTTAGCGACGTGACGGCGCTTCTCAGGAAAGATGTGACTGTCGAGCAGATAAATGACGCGTTCAAAAAAGCTGCCCAGAGTAATTTCTATCAAGGCATTTTGGGTGTTTCTGAGGAACCTTTGGTGAGCCGCGACTTCATTGGCAATTCATATTCGGGGATCGTTGATCTTCCATTGACGAAGGTAGTTGGCGGTAATTTGATCAAGGTTATGGTCTGGTATGACAATGAGTGGGGCTATTCTAATCGCTTGGTCGAGTTGGTAGCTGACGTCGGATATTATTTGCAGAATCAAGCATAA
- a CDS encoding RelA/SpoT family protein — protein sequence MTREELLSIAKQKYDEVPVLVLASAIDYATEKHAGQKRKSGEPYINHPLAVAGILIEWGMDIDTVVAGVLHDTVEDTDATLDDLESLFGRDVAFLVDGVTKVSQARAGMRNLDSYLPHTKDNLTKLMIAVGEDVRVIIIKLADRLHNMRTLQFMTPEKQKKIARETIEVFAPLADRLNMGRVRVQLEELSFRYLMPKAFQETKNLMDSRLKKSQRKLDHVRREVEARLKAEKLVFQMDGRVKSVYSLFKKLDKVGDIDKIYDLIALRIIVDDLSTGYLVLGILHDMYQPMYERIKDYVANPKPNGYQSLHTTVQTPSGQIVEFQIRTKEMHEYAERGLAASFHYNEQKLTDAYKKGKIGTMPADLSWIRELQEAAALISEGKRFDSNKFRMKLFSDRIFVYSPKGDIYDLPRGAFPLDYAYRIHSDIAARASGFKINGVMKPFNYKLQHGDTIEVLTSKSARPKPDWRDVIITPHAKDKLRLQLSRSNGILQQLTGGVSSFFRHK from the coding sequence ATGACGCGCGAAGAGTTATTGTCAATTGCTAAGCAAAAATACGACGAAGTGCCAGTATTGGTTTTAGCGAGCGCAATTGATTACGCCACGGAAAAGCACGCTGGACAAAAGCGCAAAAGTGGCGAACCCTACATCAATCACCCATTGGCAGTGGCGGGAATTCTGATTGAATGGGGTATGGATATCGATACGGTTGTGGCGGGAGTTCTGCACGACACCGTTGAAGATACCGACGCAACTTTGGACGATTTGGAGAGTTTGTTTGGGCGCGATGTGGCGTTTCTGGTGGATGGCGTAACTAAAGTTTCACAAGCTCGCGCCGGGATGCGAAATTTGGATAGTTATTTGCCACACACGAAGGATAATTTGACCAAGCTGATGATTGCCGTGGGCGAAGATGTGCGCGTGATAATTATCAAGCTAGCCGACCGCCTGCACAATATGCGAACGCTACAATTTATGACGCCAGAAAAGCAGAAAAAAATCGCCAGAGAGACGATTGAAGTTTTTGCGCCGCTGGCCGACCGTTTAAATATGGGACGAGTTCGTGTTCAATTGGAGGAGCTGAGCTTTAGATATTTGATGCCGAAAGCTTTCCAGGAAACCAAAAATTTGATGGACAGTCGACTGAAAAAATCGCAACGAAAATTGGATCACGTTCGTCGTGAAGTTGAAGCGCGACTAAAGGCGGAAAAGCTGGTTTTCCAGATGGACGGACGCGTTAAGAGCGTTTATAGTCTGTTTAAGAAATTGGACAAAGTTGGCGATATTGATAAGATTTATGATTTGATTGCCCTAAGAATAATTGTCGATGATTTATCGACCGGCTATCTGGTTCTGGGAATCTTACACGATATGTATCAACCGATGTACGAGAGGATTAAAGATTACGTTGCCAATCCAAAGCCAAATGGCTATCAAAGTCTTCACACAACCGTGCAAACTCCGAGCGGACAAATCGTCGAGTTTCAGATCCGAACCAAAGAAATGCACGAATACGCCGAGCGTGGATTAGCGGCCAGCTTCCATTACAATGAGCAAAAATTGACCGACGCCTATAAAAAAGGAAAAATCGGAACTATGCCAGCCGATTTATCGTGGATTCGCGAACTTCAAGAAGCCGCCGCTCTAATTAGCGAAGGAAAGCGATTCGACTCCAACAAATTCCGAATGAAGCTGTTTTCTGACAGGATTTTCGTATATTCACCAAAGGGCGATATTTATGATTTGCCTCGCGGAGCGTTTCCCTTGGATTATGCCTACCGAATTCACTCCGACATCGCAGCCCGCGCAAGTGGATTTAAGATCAATGGCGTAATGAAGCCGTTCAATTACAAATTACAGCACGGCGACACAATTGAAGTATTAACAAGCAAATCCGCTCGTCCAAAACCAGATTGGCGGGACGTCATAATTACACCACACGCCAAAGATAAATTGCGCTTACAATTATCCCGCTCAAACGGCATCTTACAACAATTAACTGGCGGCGTTTCCTCGTTCTTCCGACACAAGTAA
- a CDS encoding inorganic diphosphatase yields MADFNQILTPGDVENGIVNVVVEIPQGSSHKIEWNRELAVMQLDRVEPAIFAKPTNYGFIPQTLDEDGDELDALIIADEPLTTGIFMEAKVIGVLEFVDDNEVDDKVIVVPADDRNTGNAINSLEDLPSQLLKQIEHHFNHYKDLKKPGSTVVKGFGDVERAKQIIRESITRWNEK; encoded by the coding sequence ATGGCAGATTTTAATCAAATTTTAACACCTGGTGATGTCGAAAATGGCATCGTAAATGTAGTTGTTGAGATTCCACAGGGATCAAGTCATAAAATTGAGTGGAACCGCGAGCTTGCAGTGATGCAGTTGGATCGTGTTGAGCCAGCTATTTTTGCAAAGCCAACAAACTACGGTTTCATTCCACAGACTTTGGATGAAGATGGCGACGAATTGGACGCGCTAATTATCGCCGACGAACCGCTGACAACCGGTATTTTTATGGAGGCAAAAGTTATCGGCGTGCTGGAATTTGTTGACGACAATGAAGTTGACGACAAGGTTATCGTTGTGCCGGCCGACGACCGAAACACGGGCAACGCAATCAACTCACTAGAAGACCTACCTTCACAATTGTTGAAGCAAATTGAACACCATTTCAATCACTACAAGGATTTGAAGAAGCCTGGTTCAACAGTAGTCAAGGGATTCGGCGACGTAGAAAGGGCAAAGCAAATTATCCGCGAGTCAATTACTCGTTGGAACGAAAAATAA
- a CDS encoding NAD(P)/FAD-dependent oxidoreductase produces the protein MSKDIVIVGAGPSALTAAIYLSREDVDTTLYERGVVGGMAAITDQIDNYPGFAEGVTGMKLASELQQQAERFGSKIEYGDVTELKQVDGELELTIDGQSVRAKSVLLATGSNYRKLGVPGEDELYGRGVHYCATCDGAFYRDKNLIVVGGGNSAVQEAIFLTRYASHIDLLVRSKLRASDILQKDLQKYVDDGKITVHIGATTDEIIVKDDKFYGVKSTQNGEQKEFTADGLFVFIGLIPNTQFLTNSDVELDLGGHIITDEHLHTNIPGVFASGDVRSGATMQIASAVGEGAVAAVQIREYLQEKAREE, from the coding sequence ATGTCTAAAGATATTGTTATTGTTGGCGCTGGTCCAAGCGCGTTAACGGCGGCAATTTACTTGTCGCGCGAAGATGTCGACACGACGCTATATGAGCGTGGCGTGGTCGGCGGAATGGCGGCGATTACTGATCAAATTGACAATTATCCTGGATTTGCTGAGGGCGTTACGGGAATGAAGCTGGCGTCTGAATTGCAACAACAGGCGGAGCGATTTGGTTCGAAGATTGAGTATGGTGATGTGACGGAATTGAAGCAAGTTGATGGCGAGTTGGAGCTGACAATTGACGGTCAATCTGTCCGCGCGAAGTCAGTTTTGCTAGCGACTGGCTCGAATTACCGCAAATTAGGTGTTCCGGGCGAAGATGAATTATATGGTCGAGGCGTGCATTACTGTGCGACTTGCGACGGTGCGTTTTATCGTGATAAAAATCTAATCGTTGTCGGCGGTGGAAATTCTGCCGTGCAAGAGGCGATATTTTTGACGCGATACGCTAGTCACATTGATCTGTTGGTTCGCAGTAAGTTACGCGCCAGTGACATTTTGCAAAAAGATTTGCAGAAGTATGTCGATGATGGAAAAATTACCGTTCACATCGGTGCAACGACTGATGAAATTATTGTCAAGGACGATAAGTTTTACGGCGTTAAATCGACCCAAAACGGCGAGCAGAAAGAATTTACCGCTGATGGATTATTCGTATTTATTGGGCTAATTCCGAACACGCAATTCCTGACAAACTCGGATGTTGAGCTGGATTTGGGCGGACACATCATTACTGACGAACATCTGCACACTAATATTCCTGGCGTTTTTGCTTCTGGCGATGTACGCTCGGGGGCAACTATGCAAATCGCTTCGGCGGTTGGTGAAGGCGCAGTAGCTGCGGTGCAGATTCGTGAATATTTACAAGAAAAAGCCAGAGAGGAGTAA
- a CDS encoding FKBP-type peptidyl-prolyl cis-trans isomerase, giving the protein MATTKGQRIGIWVIAGMMFLGTVGGFVAMMVAPGNEAKDQAAFKKAQDEYTKATDERKKKVEAQANELSQKYYGKFSEFSSRVGAFEAGDVKELVKEDLVEGEGAEVKDDTKLAVYYIGWNAKGEIFDQSIADGKLKAPLNMDGPANTAVIQGWKEGLIGMKIGGVRELTIPANKAYGDKAQGDKIPANSPLKFVVMAIEKPADIPEPEMPEVMRQYYRSRGFNV; this is encoded by the coding sequence ATGGCAACTACAAAAGGCCAGAGAATAGGTATTTGGGTTATTGCCGGCATGATGTTTTTGGGGACCGTTGGCGGATTTGTCGCTATGATGGTGGCGCCTGGAAATGAAGCCAAAGACCAAGCCGCGTTTAAGAAAGCTCAGGATGAATATACCAAGGCTACTGACGAGCGAAAAAAGAAAGTAGAGGCTCAGGCTAATGAATTGAGTCAAAAATATTACGGCAAGTTTTCTGAGTTTAGCTCACGAGTTGGCGCGTTTGAAGCCGGTGACGTGAAAGAGCTTGTTAAGGAAGATTTGGTTGAGGGCGAAGGCGCTGAAGTTAAGGACGACACCAAGTTGGCTGTTTATTACATTGGCTGGAATGCTAAGGGTGAGATTTTCGATCAATCAATCGCTGACGGCAAATTGAAAGCTCCGCTCAATATGGACGGCCCGGCAAATACTGCAGTCATTCAGGGTTGGAAAGAGGGTTTGATTGGTATGAAAATTGGCGGCGTGCGCGAGCTAACAATTCCAGCCAACAAGGCTTATGGCGACAAAGCTCAGGGCGATAAAATTCCTGCAAATTCTCCGCTTAAGTTTGTGGTGATGGCTATTGAAAAGCCAGCTGATATTCCAGAGCCAGAAATGCCAGAAGTTATGAGGCAATATTATCGATCGCGAGGTTTTAATGTCTAA